In Candidatus Binatia bacterium, a single window of DNA contains:
- a CDS encoding single-stranded DNA-binding protein, translated as MVVNKVILVGNLGKDPEVRFTPSGKAVAKFPVATSERWTDQDGNRQERTEWHNVVVWGKQAEACGQYLAKGRQVFVEGSIRSRQYDDKDGNKRYFTDIVARDVRFLGGARGGAEPGVGLPPGEPDSGNIAGEDDIPF; from the coding sequence ATTGTGGTGAACAAGGTCATACTCGTGGGGAACCTCGGCAAAGATCCCGAGGTCAGGTTCACGCCAAGCGGTAAGGCCGTAGCGAAGTTCCCGGTGGCGACTTCGGAACGTTGGACGGACCAGGACGGTAACCGCCAGGAACGTACCGAGTGGCACAACGTCGTGGTCTGGGGAAAACAGGCCGAGGCTTGCGGCCAGTACCTGGCGAAGGGCCGGCAGGTATTCGTCGAGGGTTCGATTCGGAGCCGCCAGTACGACGACAAGGACGGCAACAAGCGTTACTTCACGGACATTGTGGCCCGCGATGTGCGCTTTCTGGGCGGTGCCCGCGGGGGCGCGGAGCCGGGTGTCGGCTTACCTCCGGGCGAGCCGGATAGCGGCAACATTGCCGGTGAGGACGACATCCCGTTCTGA
- a CDS encoding ribulokinase has protein sequence MPKCAIGIDFGTESGRALVVEATSGRVLGSAVHGYADGTVAARLPGTSIRLEPDWALQNPHDYLETLRRAVPEAVKQAGVRAEDIVGIGVDFTSCTILPTDSDGRPLCELPQWRGNPHAWVKLWKHHAAQPEANRICEVARMRNEPWLPRYGGVVSSEWYHSKTLEILNDAPEVFAAAARIVEAGDWIVWQMTGVLRRNACAAGYKGLWQREFGYPDNEFLCALDPRLDGLNDTKLAGEIVPPGTRVGGLCPAVAAWMGLAPGTPVAAATIDAHAAVPGVGVSEPGRMVLILGTSTCHMVLDRARHLVPGISGVVEDGILPGLFGYEAGQAGVGDLFAWFVAHGVGAAYERRAIEHGLTSYDLLEREAAELEPGESGLLALDWWNGCRTPLVDASLSGLLVGATLQTRAADIYRALIEATAFGTRVIVDTFAAHGVAVKELVACGGLAERNKLLLRIYADVTGRELVEAGSGHASALGAAMFGAAAAGAETSGVPTIAAAAERMSGSTRVVHRPHARHRATYDRLFADYRALHEYFGRGGNGVMQRLRALRAAR, from the coding sequence ATGCCGAAGTGCGCAATCGGAATTGACTTTGGGACCGAGTCGGGCCGCGCCCTCGTCGTCGAGGCGACCTCGGGCCGTGTGCTCGGGAGTGCCGTACACGGCTACGCCGACGGGACGGTCGCCGCGCGACTGCCCGGGACCTCGATCCGGCTGGAGCCTGACTGGGCCTTGCAAAACCCGCACGATTACCTGGAGACGCTGCGGCGGGCGGTGCCGGAGGCGGTGAAGCAGGCGGGAGTGCGTGCGGAAGACATAGTCGGCATCGGCGTTGACTTCACGTCGTGTACGATCCTGCCTACGGACAGCGACGGACGGCCGCTGTGCGAGCTTCCGCAGTGGCGCGGAAATCCGCATGCGTGGGTGAAGTTGTGGAAGCACCACGCCGCACAGCCGGAGGCGAACCGTATCTGCGAGGTGGCGAGGATGCGCAACGAGCCGTGGCTGCCGCGGTACGGCGGCGTCGTGTCCTCGGAGTGGTACCACAGCAAGACGCTCGAGATCTTGAACGATGCGCCGGAGGTGTTTGCCGCCGCCGCCCGCATCGTCGAGGCGGGCGACTGGATCGTCTGGCAGATGACCGGCGTCCTGCGGCGTAATGCGTGTGCGGCCGGTTACAAGGGACTGTGGCAGCGTGAGTTCGGCTATCCCGACAACGAGTTCTTGTGTGCGCTCGACCCGCGTCTCGACGGCCTCAACGACACCAAACTGGCCGGGGAGATCGTTCCGCCCGGCACGCGCGTCGGAGGGCTGTGCCCGGCGGTGGCGGCCTGGATGGGCCTCGCTCCCGGAACCCCGGTGGCGGCGGCGACTATCGACGCGCACGCCGCGGTCCCGGGTGTCGGGGTGAGCGAGCCGGGGCGCATGGTGCTCATCCTCGGGACGTCGACCTGCCACATGGTCCTGGACCGCGCGAGGCACCTCGTTCCGGGCATCAGCGGGGTCGTCGAGGACGGCATCTTGCCCGGCCTGTTCGGGTACGAGGCGGGGCAGGCGGGTGTTGGCGACCTGTTCGCCTGGTTTGTCGCGCACGGGGTCGGAGCGGCCTACGAGCGCCGGGCGATTGAGCACGGCCTGACGTCGTACGACTTGCTGGAGCGCGAGGCGGCGGAGTTGGAACCCGGAGAGTCCGGTCTACTCGCGCTCGATTGGTGGAACGGCTGTCGAACGCCGCTGGTGGATGCGAGTCTGAGCGGCCTGCTGGTCGGGGCGACGTTACAGACGCGTGCTGCGGACATCTATAGGGCCCTGATCGAGGCCACCGCGTTCGGGACGCGGGTCATCGTGGATACGTTCGCGGCGCACGGCGTCGCGGTGAAGGAGTTGGTAGCGTGCGGGGGGCTGGCGGAGCGCAACAAGTTGCTCTTGCGGATTTACGCGGACGTGACAGGTCGAGAACTGGTGGAGGCCGGTTCGGGTCACGCGAGTGCACTGGGGGCCGCGATGTTCGGGGCTGCCGCTGCCGGTGCCGAGACGAGCGGTGTACCGACAATTGCCGCGGCGGCGGAGCGGATGAGCGGGAGCACGCGTGTGGTGCATCGGCCCCATGCTCGCCACCGGGCGACCTACGATCGGCTGTTTGCCGACTACCGCGCTCTGCACGAATATTTCGGTCGTGGCGGTAACGGCGTCATGCAACGACTCCGTGCGCTGCGCGCGGCGCGATAG
- a CDS encoding fucose isomerase, whose protein sequence is MRNVYLVASGDLRLSANRNCWPAQAAMEEQLRGALAREGVGVVRAHGYDPVQRHGFLDSQRRGIEAFRAIPPAAPLIVAEAVWQYTHHVLPGLLTHRGPILTVANWSGQWPGLVGMLNLNGSLTKAGVKYSTLWSETFDDAFFTTGLRKWLKTGRIVHDASHVRAFADVTIPGGAARLGVALAIAFRAHKSIMGIFDEGCMGMYNAVVPDELLHPLGIHKERLSQSALFARMRTVADREARAVGDWLGAHGMTFAYGTDDATELTEAQVLAQCKMYIAAVRLAAEYGCDTIGIQYQQGLKDLTPASDLVEGLLNNVERPPVFDEAGKTELFAGQALPHFNEVDECAGVDALLTNRLWTRLGLSPETTLHDVRWGRWIGNRFVWILEISGAVPPAHLVGGYGGARGERQPPMYFPLGGSTIKGLSKPGWVVWSRVFVARGRLHCDIGLGESVTVPPEVAEDNWQQTTPQWPMMHLVLRGISRDQFMARHKANHVQVAYAPTRAAARRALFAKAAALGELGVTVAFCGTL, encoded by the coding sequence ATGAGGAACGTCTATCTCGTTGCCAGCGGCGACCTCAGGCTGTCGGCGAACCGGAACTGCTGGCCCGCTCAGGCCGCCATGGAGGAACAGCTCCGCGGCGCCCTCGCACGCGAGGGCGTGGGCGTGGTTCGCGCGCACGGGTACGACCCGGTGCAGCGCCACGGCTTTCTCGACTCCCAGCGGCGCGGCATCGAGGCCTTCCGCGCGATTCCCCCGGCGGCGCCCCTGATCGTCGCCGAAGCCGTGTGGCAGTACACGCATCACGTCCTGCCCGGCCTGCTGACCCACCGCGGCCCCATCCTGACGGTGGCGAACTGGAGCGGGCAGTGGCCCGGACTGGTCGGCATGCTGAACCTCAACGGCTCGCTGACCAAGGCGGGGGTGAAGTACTCGACCCTCTGGAGCGAGACCTTCGACGATGCGTTCTTCACGACAGGTCTGCGCAAGTGGCTGAAGACCGGCAGGATCGTCCACGACGCATCCCATGTTCGCGCCTTTGCGGACGTGACGATTCCGGGGGGCGCCGCACGCCTCGGCGTTGCTCTGGCCATAGCCTTTCGTGCGCACAAGTCGATCATGGGCATCTTCGACGAGGGCTGTATGGGCATGTACAACGCCGTCGTTCCGGACGAACTGTTGCATCCTCTTGGCATCCACAAAGAGCGCCTCAGCCAGTCGGCCCTGTTCGCTCGCATGCGCACGGTGGCCGACCGCGAGGCACGTGCCGTTGGCGATTGGCTGGGCGCGCACGGCATGACCTTCGCCTACGGCACCGACGACGCCACCGAGCTGACCGAGGCGCAGGTGCTCGCCCAGTGCAAGATGTACATTGCTGCGGTGCGCCTTGCCGCCGAGTACGGCTGCGACACCATCGGCATTCAGTATCAGCAAGGGCTCAAGGACCTGACCCCGGCCTCGGATCTGGTCGAGGGCCTGCTCAATAACGTCGAACGCCCGCCGGTGTTCGACGAGGCCGGCAAGACCGAGCTGTTTGCCGGGCAGGCGCTGCCGCACTTCAACGAGGTCGACGAGTGCGCCGGCGTCGATGCGCTGCTTACCAATCGTCTTTGGACCCGGCTCGGGCTCTCTCCCGAGACGACCTTGCACGACGTGCGCTGGGGGCGATGGATTGGCAACCGCTTCGTCTGGATCCTGGAGATCTCCGGGGCGGTTCCACCGGCGCATCTCGTTGGCGGATACGGGGGCGCTCGTGGCGAGCGCCAACCGCCGATGTATTTTCCGCTCGGCGGCAGTACGATCAAGGGGCTCAGCAAGCCGGGCTGGGTGGTGTGGAGCCGAGTGTTCGTCGCCAGAGGGAGATTGCATTGCGACATAGGCCTTGGCGAGTCGGTGACGGTGCCGCCCGAGGTGGCGGAAGACAACTGGCAGCAGACCACTCCGCAGTGGCCGATGATGCATCTTGTTCTCCGCGGCATCTCGCGGGATCAGTTCATGGCGCGACACAAGGCGAACCACGTTCAGGTGGCCTACGCGCCGACGAGAGCCGCGGCGCGTCGTGCCCTGTTCGCCAAGGCGGCGGCACTGGGCGAGTTGGGCGTCACGGTGGCGTTCTGCGGGACCCTCTAA